A segment of the Panicum hallii strain FIL2 chromosome 1, PHallii_v3.1, whole genome shotgun sequence genome:
TCAATTCCCCTATAAAAGATTCAGTCCTAGAGCGTGAGATCATGCAAGCAGATAGTTTCATAAGTCTCATAATTAATACCTGATATAGATCCTAATTTCTACACACTTTTTTCTCTCATTTTTTAAGCAAAAGTAGTACATATTATGGTTTCACATGAGAGTTTTTTTACCATTTTTTACATGAGAACTACTTTTATTATGTTTTCTAACCGTAAGTACAAATTTCATTTATACAATAGAAAAATTAATAGAGTATCCCCTCATAAATCCAACCAACTTTTTGGCAGTTAAATACATTACACTAGGTACCACCTACTTTGGTACACATTCTTGGCATGGCTGAATTTATTGATTCAAAATACAACTATTTTCGTACCTTCTACCAAGTACCAAGTATAATTATCTCCCAATTGATCATATAATTTACTAAAACAATTACTCTTACAACTACAAATCAAGAATCACATTTTCAACTCTATATTTATTTGTATGAATAAAAATTTGGGTATTTAATTACTATACAACTGCCTTTCACCATATGGAAATAAATCATTTTTTCAACGGGTTTGAACAGAGTTTTTTTCTATTAATGATCAGTTAAAATAAACTACTCATTAATGTATTAGTTTGTTCAAATATTTTACTATATAATATGAAAAGATTAGAGGCCAATTGAATATATAAAACCAAAACTTGTAGGTCAAAGTCAATATATAGCATCAGTAGAGGAGAAAAATGAAGACAATATATATAACAAAATAAAGCCATATCTCTCTCTTATAAATTTGCACATACTTTTGCTTAGGAAAAATATATTACAACAAACAGATTCTGGATTTGAGTGAACTAGACACCATGTGGATATGTGTGGACTTAACTTCCCTCTTAGACAAGAAAATGTTGTCATGTTTGTATATTAAAATTTTAATACTATCAGATCCTACTAGCTGCTAGTAGCCACATAATTGAACTTTATATTAGTTAGAGCATATAGAATCAAAGTTTTCTTATCAATTTTGAGTGAACTAATAATACATTTACAGATTGTGTACTGTATGGCCTTGTTAACAAGTTGTTGTAACTTTATTTGAACAAATATGTGGAATAAAAGTACAAAATAGTTTTCTGAACCTTCCCTCTCAGCTTCTAGCTAATAACCAATACTGATAAGTAAAAAAGGTTTTTCCTAATCTTCTCTCTCAGCTTATAATAAACAATACTAATAATTAAAAAAAGTGTTTGAAATGTACCCTATGATGTTCTATAATGTGGTTGAAATGTACTCATGTATTTATTTGTGCTATACTATTTAAATAATAAGAGAGATGGCCAAACTTTCCTGGAATGCACCTACCTTACGTATAGTACTTCATTTTTACTAAATCCTATAAGACTAATATCTTCATTCGGTGGTTCTAATGGATGGCTTTGTATTAATGAATATGATGAGGTCTAGCAATAGCATAACTTTAGTCGTATGGGCATGCATAATGAGGTTGTGTGCTATTTTAATTAATATAAATGGCAATGTGCACACAGTCCTATAAAATAAGCATGTAAAGAGGGGGGCATGCTACAATATATGTGCTTAATATTCAATCTCTACAAAACTTACTACTAATATGGCTTAGTGTTGATTTTTCAAAACACTGAGAGAAAACTAGAGAGATGTGGAATCACATCAAACAACATATAGGCATATGCAATTAAGTAACTAAATAATATTATTTGGTTAGTTAACAAACTGAATGAGCACATAAAATTAAGAGTCCAGGGGTTAAGAACGAGCAATGTTAAATTTATATATTGAAACTTAAAGCGATAATTCTGATCAAGCAAGTAAAGACATGACTTAATAACCTCATGACAAGTTATTATTAGTTAGTTCAGTAGTTAGTGTCTGATTAACAATTAACCAAGCAGAATACTAAATAACAAGGAATGAACAATGATTAATGTCACTAATCTATTTAATTAGACTCATAAAATTTCATCAGGCTATATTACCAATTTGCTGTGTTGCCTAAATATATAGCTCTCTACCGTTTTACCATATAGACACACCGTGTACCAACAGTGCAGCACTAGTTTCTTGCATGAAATCAGGAATCAGAGACCAAGCAACCAATGAAATCCGGTGTTAAAATGGCAGTGTTAGCATACCAATCAGTGAAGCTTGACTAGAGAGACCCTGTAGATACGCAGCTGATAACTACAGTAAACCAATGAACATCTCCTTATTTGGCCGCATCCTTCTACACGAATTTAAGTAGGACAAGCCGGTGGGGGCAGGGGCACAGCACACATGCTACTACTGTTCGTCCATTTGACCCTCCTGGTGGCGTCACTGCAGCTCAAGCAGCCGGCCGGCGAGCCCCGCCGGCAGGCCGACCAGTGCCACGCGCGCTGGAGAAGAACAGCAGTGCCATCCTGTTCAACCGTCACGCAAGATCTAGCAAGATATGCGCCGAGCCAATGGGACGGCGGACCGACGACGGGACGGGAGGCCGCCGGTCCTGAGGACGAGCagcgggccggccggccggcccgtGTCCTTGCCTCCGTTTGGTGGCGTCGGCAACAGTGCGCCGCGCCCGTGGACGAAGGACCCggctcgatcgatcgatcgatccggCCATGCCCGCGCGCACTGCTCATCACTGACTACTGGTGCAGTGCAGTGAAGCAGCGAGGCAGCTGGCGCGGCGGCCGGGCCTGGATCGAGCAGCGGCGCGCGCACCATAAAAAGGAAGAGGCATAGGAATCTCAGCACAAGAAAGAAAGCCCGAGATGAGAAGTGTCAAATTTGTACCGCGTCCTCGATGGGACTTAGCATGCTCGCACACACATGGAAATGGCGTGCGAGATCCTTGAAGAACACTGCAGCAAAAGAGAGGAGAGAAGATCGGGAGGGGGATGGTCGATCGGACCAGTGTCCAGTAGTCGTCGCGCTCTTTCATCCTCTCTCTGTACTTCTGAATTGAAGGGCACGTACGCACGTACAACAATGAATGGATACACTAAGTACTACTCTATGCAACCCAGTCTCCATCTATAATCAGGAATCAACAGTACTGAAAAAGTAAGGCAACTCAAGTCTCATTGATGATCCATTGATTTCCTTCCAGCGTAGCAGCAGATTCAACTGAACTGCATGACACGAAAATTAAGCGGTAGCGGTAGCTAGGAATTGAAGCTAGCAGTAGAGAGAGCAGGAGCGAAATAACAATGTAGCACGGCACACGATCGGCAGAGTCTgatcgaggaagaagagaagAAGCATTCGCGAGCAAAATGGCAGTaaaccatgcatgcatgcacacgGAAATCGATCGAAACCTACATAAAATATGCTCAGTCCGGCATACCAAATTGGGCGCGTGCGCTCGTCGTACTGGTGGCGCGGGTGGTCCCTCAGCACgccgcgccggcgggcggcggggccggaggcggcgggtggcctccgctgccgccggcgtgatcggccggcggctgcggcttcttgcgcttcttcttctcgtagctgacgccgcgcgcgcgtgcctggTGCTCGCGGACCTCGCGGAGGTAGAGGCGGACGGCGCGCGCCGCGAAGGGGTTGGactccggccggccgccgttCTCCTCGaaggcggcgcggaggcggcccACCAGCGCGTCCAGGCTGCCCCACGCCTGGCGCAGCGGGCaggggcacggcgcgggcgggtTCGGGTGCCCGAAGAAGGGGCACGCCGCCGTGTGCACCTTGGTCTTGCCGAACTGGTCCAGGTACCGCAGGAACTCCAGCACGTGCGCGCCGCTGCACTGCGCCAGGCTCAGCGGCGGCCGGTGGTTCCGCAGGTACTGCCCGAACGTGTTCCAGTCCCGCCGCTTCTGCGCCTCGTACCGGCTCGGCGTCtgcggcgcgccgccgccgccgcccgccgacgAGGACGCCCCCCCGCTGCTCGAtccaccggccccgccgccgcccgggctCTCGGGGTTCGGGGACAGGTCCATCAATCTGGCATCCAAGAATCAGGCATGAACACATGAATGAGTGGTGGAGCCGGTGATTACATGCACCTTTTGGGGGATCTATCTGGGGTGCTCTGCTCTCTTCTTTGCTCGTCCATGTGCGTGTGAAAGCGATGCATCTTCGATGTATATTTACAAGAAACATTCTTTTTTCTCAGAGCGAGGTGTGCAAGAGAAACAAAAACTGGTGGTATTTGAGTACGCTGTTAGTCAAATTATACATGTGGGGAACTGAttcaattttattttcttggaGGGCCAGCAGTCACATGCTACCTTTGGTGGTGGCGGTGCCGGCTGATCTCCGTGGCGGCCGCGTCGGAGCGGTCGAGGCGATTCCAGCAGGATCTCTAGCTGGAGCTGAAGCTGACTCGAGAATCCGCAGAGAGCAGGAGCAAAGAGATCGAAGAGATAAGGAAAAAGATAAAAAGGAGCTAGCACAACTCAAGTTACAGGCGCTCTTGTTTTGCCGCCGCTTACCTTGCTCAGCTAGCTGGAGTGGTCGTCGGTTGGTGACTGCCGTTGCTCGTCGTCTCATAGGTCCATTGATCTGAGGAGCTTCGTCAGGAACGGGGAGGAGGTGTGGGCTACTATTTTTAGGAGGGCCGGGGGTGGTGGTGGATGGATTGTTTGGCCTATAAAGGGGAGATCTGCGGAGCAACTGGGAGATGGAACAGAGGGGAGGAACAGCAACGGCCGGAGAGAGAAAGTGGCGCGACACTGTTAGGGCTTTTAGGTgaaagggaggacagggacacTGTGAGGTGAGAGGTGACATGACTAAAGGTTAAAAAATATTCTTTTCTTGCTTATATcttgatctctctctctctctctcccggtAGCCTAGCTGGTGCGGGTGGGTGAAAGCCAATGGCGGCAGCTCTCCGGCCCCGCTCGCCCTCGCCTCCGTTTGTATAGGTCCCGCGGTGCCGCCCGGTGTCCTTGCCCCCGCCGCCAGCCGTCGGATGCGTGGTGGACGGCCGGTGTCCCGCCGGAGAAGAGTCCAAGGCGGGGAGGCGCTCCGTGATGCGCGCACAGGACATATCTGAGGCGTCCAGCATCCAATGGACGACGACCCCCAGTAAAGAAGGTGGGGGCCGGTGGTGTCCGAACGAACGGCGACGGCCCGGGCCCACACGGCGGGGCAGGCCCCCGGAGCCCTCTTAATGAATGCGGCTGCTTACTTGTCCTTGTGAAACGACAAATGGAAAACTCTGCCCGAGAGCGTACCCGAAATGTGCTCCGGAATAAAAACCCATGGCCATCATTCGGTAAGGAAAGTTTCTTGCTCTCTGGTGTTGATTCCTCTGgcgcctttttttttttgcttttcgTACTGCCGCACGAGTGTTCATCAGAGAAATTGCGCGCATTAAATTCGTATATGATTAAATTACTGATGAGTAACTCTGATATGCAAAAGCATGAATGATTTGAGCCCAAGCAAATGATCATCATGCACGCTTAGTGGTTTGTTTTTAACTATAATTTTCAAGTGCAACTAGGTGAAAATAACAGCAAAGCTTTAACTAAAAAGAAGAGTAAAGCCAAATAGGCAGAACCAAGTGGCACGTGACTTGCAATTTGACGCAACTAGATGCATGCATGTATTAAGAACCCCATTTGGATGACTAAAATAagaggactaaagtttagtttgataTTTGATAATAAgctaaatataaactaattCTAAACTAATCAAGGACAATAGATTCTAACTACCAATCAGCCATAATCAATGCAATTAAATTAGCAATTAGTTCATATTTAGTTCTAATTAGTCCGTGCCAAATTTTTCCTCGGATCCAAACGGGGTCTAAAATATAGTGGTTGTGAAAGTCCACATATATATGTACCTTGTCTTCCGGAAAAGATGGGGTGCATTAATACACTCATTGGCTGCGCTTCATAAGTCACTAGCATATATAGTAACTGAAATTCCTATTATAATAGTTGTACGCTTTAATGCATGGAACGGAATATTCGACAAGCATAAATATATGTGAAGTGTTTACATTGTATAGTATATGGGAAGAAAATACCATTTTCTAGTCATGCATGGCACTCCTTGCCCCATGTGGATTTCTCACTAAATGTTCAATGCTTAACCTTGCAATCTTGCTGCCAGCTCAGTTTTGGATGCTATATCTAAATATTGCTAAAATACGACGTTCTTCCATTATGTAGGGGGAGAACTACAAATTAAGAGTGTGCTGATAATTTCATTAAAAGAGTGTTTCTTGTACTCTTGCTATCAAATGACAGGACATAAATAAGTAATAAGGGTTCTAACATGTTCACAAGAAATTGGATTATGGTGCTTTAACTTATACAGGATAAAATGAAAAAAATAGTGTCCACAAAATAAAAGATATGGCAAAAAGGGGATCTTTAGAACCTAGTTTGGTTAATATCTATGGGAATCAAACAATTTTTGGTAATAGTTTTGCCCAAATAAATATTCAATAAATCCGTCACTTTCGAACTAGACAAAGTTTGCCTTTTATGAAGCATGTACAACCACAAAAGGTACCACTATTTTGAACTATTTTGTTCTGTCTATCTTGTCGAGTTGATTTGACCATAGATCCAAAGGCATCCATTTTATATGGACCATAGACATGGCCTACCATATATCTTAGCAAAAAAAGGTTTCATTGAATTTTCCATTCTTGGTACCATTATGATATATGTGGTTGCAAATAAATCCTGCCATTGGCTGACACACAGGGACACCTCGTGAGAGTTTAGGGTACAACAATTGGGTGGATCAGTGGATTTGGTTGCTAATTCTTCGTTTGAAAAGTCGTCCGTCCTCTTGTTTTCTGTATTGTTTTTCACCTTTTAGTTGCTTCAAGAGCTATGCGTTTTTCTATCAGCATGTGGGCGCAGGGGCCCGGCCGGGAGTGGTGTCACTGTTATTGCTTGTTGGGAAGTTGCATCAATCAGTACAAGCTAGCAACATGCATGCATCTGCTGAATTGCTGGTTGCGTCTGCAATGCGTGATGCTTCAAAAGAATAGGATCCAATGTTTAATAGTGGAGCATCAGTGTGTATTTGGCATTTCATGTCAAAATGGTAGAAGAAACAACAGAACAAAGGGCTCTAGCAACATGTACATATATGCCATATATATCTACTAGACAGCACGTACTATCTGTGACCTAAAAGCAGGACCATACAAAACTCGAACTTCTCACTCTTAAAAGTTTTGTCGTAATTCTATGAACTACTGTGAGCTTTTCAATGGTAAAAGCTGGCTTGGACAAGCTGCTGGGGGTTCTTCTCATGTCACAGTGCAGATTCCGTTTTCTACTTTTCTCAGAGCTGAGAGCTGGGAGCCTGGGACTCTGGATGGATGCACGGTGGATGCCGTGGTAAAAAGAGCACGGACCAGCCGGGTCTACACCTTGATCAGTCTATGTTCTGTACTTGGTACTGGGCTGCGCAATACTGTATCTCTGAAATGTACTGGAAATAACGCCAACCTATGTTTGCTCATAAAGTCGCGTCGTAcctttttttttgttcttttttCTAGATCATAAATCCCCCACCCTGGTTTGATCCTTCGTCGTGTTCTTCTATCTTTTCTCACATGCATATGCGGTGCTAGCATGGGGTGTGCACTCCTCATGTACTCTTTCTTCACTGTGAGCACTTGTACCAAAAGATTCTATATATGAAAGATACTTCGTTCCTTTTTTTGCTGGACTACAAGGATTTTGCAAGATATATTCAGAAATAGGACAGTAAAGCCTGTAGTCCTCGTACAGCTAAGGCCTAAGAAATCTCTTCACAAAAATTCAGACTGAAACAGCAATCAATAATCAGCGATTACTGCCTTGCATTCCATTGTTCAATAGAGATTAATGCTGTGATGCTGTTTCAACGCCATCGACCGTCGTTATTTCTATACCCTGGCAGTCGATGCTGTTGTTTTCTTGTTAATTTTCGGCTAAGCATGGGCGACAGATCCGTACACCATGATCGGA
Coding sequences within it:
- the LOC112873789 gene encoding protein G1-like3, which gives rise to MDLSPNPESPGGGGAGGSSSGGASSSAGGGGGAPQTPSRYEAQKRRDWNTFGQYLRNHRPPLSLAQCSGAHVLEFLRYLDQFGKTKVHTAACPFFGHPNPPAPCPCPLRQAWGSLDALVGRLRAAFEENGGRPESNPFAARAVRLYLREVREHQARARGVSYEKKKRKKPQPPADHAGGSGGHPPPPAPPPAGAAC